The Parvularculales bacterium region GGGCGTTCCCTTCAACAGCGTCAATGTGCTGGAAGATGAAGATATACGGCAAGGCATCAAAGCCTATAGCGACTGGCCTACTATTCCACAACTTTACATAAAGGGTGAGTTTATCGGTGGGTGCGATATTGTCCGCGATTTGTATGAAACCGGTGAATTACAGACCTTACTGGTAGAAAAAAATATTGCCACCCACAACGCCTAAAAGCTAATTTCGGGAGTAAAACTCCACCACCAGATTAGGCTCCATGCGCACCGGATAAGGAATTTCCGCGAGAGAGGGGATACGCGCAAGGCTTGCGGTTAATTTGTTATCATCCACTTCCAGATAATCAGGCACTTCACGCTCAGGGCTTTCCCGTGCTTCCAGAATTAGAGCCATCTGGCGCGATCTCTCCCGCACCGCAATCACATCGCCCACCTTTAAACGATAACTCGGAATGGTCACCCGCTTGCCATTGACACTTATATGGTTATGACTCACTAACTGCCGCGCCGCAAACACCGTGGGCACAAACTTAGCCCGGTAAACAACGGCATCCAGACGCTGCTCCAGCAGCCCCACCAGATTTTCGCTGGTGTCGCCGCGCATCCGAACAGCTCTGGTATAAGTCCCCCGAAACTGCTTCTCGGTGATGTTGCCGTAATAACCTTTTAGCTTCTGCTTGGCACTTAACTGAATGCCGAAGTCGCTCGGTCTGGAGCGGCGCCGTTGACCGTGTTCGCCCGGACCATATTCACGCCGATTTACAGGACTTTTAGGGCGACCCCAAATGTTTTCACCCATGCGACGATCAATTTTATGTTTCGCCTGAATCCGCTTTGACATACGGCGGAACTCCCATTGTGTACAAAAACGACATATAAAAAAAATACCGGCACAATATCGCCGGAAACAAGCAAACTATACCCATAAGGCCTCTTATGTCAAACTAGCCTGCTAAAACCTCCATTTTGTCACCAAAATTTGTCTCCAAAAACCCTATTGGTGGGTAAGTGCCGAAATAATACCCCTTAAGGTTCGGATTTCCTGCTCGGTTGGCCGTCCACGCTGGAAAAAATTGCGAATATTACGCACCATAGAGGGGCGTTTTTCCGGCGGGCGCAAAAATCCTGCCTCATCCAACGCACTTTCCAGATGTATATAAAATCCTATCAGTTCATCCCGGTTGGCCGGGCGGGTTTCCGGAGGAATAACCCATATCGCAGGTATCGTAGAGTCATACGCCTTGCGCCATTCATAAGCCACAAGCACAACACTCTGGGCCAAATTAAGAGACGAAAAAGAAGGATTAACCGGAACACGCATAATGCCATCAGCGCAGACCACTTCGTCATTGGTAAGACCCGTACGCTCAGGACCAAACACAACACCGCACTGCATTCCATGGGTGGTCTCACTTCGTAACCGACGTACAGATTCCTCCGGTGTGAACACCGGCTTGGCCATATCCCGCCGCCGGGCTGTCGCTGCCAGCACAAACTGGAGGTCAGCAACCGCCTCTTCCAAAGACGCAAACACTTGGGCGTTATCAATAACACTGCCCGCACCGGAGGCCGCCTGATAGGCTTTATCCTTATGCCACCCCTCACGGGGATTAACCAACCGCAATTCCTCCAACCCAAAGTTCAGCATGGCACGGGCCGCTGTGCCGATATTCTCACCCAACTGGGGACGCGTTAGTATAATGACCGGCGCTACGTTTTCCGGCCCCTCAGGTATCTCAGGAGCCGTATCACCAGAATATGCCCCGTTCATCGCCACTACCCTCTATCCTTTTTGTTTGTTACTTTTAGCACCTTATTCCTTTTTATTTTACTTTTCCGCCTTTAACCATAGAGGCTCAAATGTTATATCAAAGCCATAGTTACATTTATGGTTCTTCAGCCAGTCATCACCAGCCATTCGTCTTACCGTTTCCCAAACAAGCGGGAAAGCCAAGCATAAAGTAAAGCCAAACAGGAGGTATAGAGTGTCCAAGATCAAAGTGGATAATCCGGTTGTTGAATTGGATGGCGACGAGATGACACGCATCATCTGGAAAATGATCAAGGATAAACTCATCACACCGTGGCTAGTGCTAGACGTGGATTATTATGATCTGGGCATGGAAAGCCGCGATAAGACCGATGACCAAATCACCATCGATGCCGCCAACGCCATCAAAAAACATGGCGTGGGCATTAAATGTGCCACCATAACCCCGGACGAAGCGCGAATGGAGGAGTTTGACCTTAAACAAATGTGGCGCTCTCCTAACGGCACTATCCGCAACATTTTGGGAGGTACAGTGTTTCGCGAGCCAATTATTTGCCGGAACATTCCCCGTCTGGTACCAGGTTGGACGAGTTCTATTGTCATTGGCCGCCATGCCTTTGGTGATCAATACCGGGCGACCGATTTTCTCGTGCCGGGTAAAGGCAAACTAACTATCAAATGGGAATCGGAAGACGGCTCTGATGTCCGTGAACATGAAGTTTTTGATTTTCCGGGATCCGGTATATCACTGGCGATGTACAATCTGGATGATTCCATACGCGATTTTGCCCGCGCCTGCATGAACTTTGGCCTTGAGCGTAAATGGCCCGTTTATCTCTCAACCAAGAACACTATTCTCAAAGCCTATGACGGGCGTTTTAAAGATTTATTTCAGGAAATCTACGATGCCGAGTTTAAAAAAGATTTTGAGAAAGCCTGTATTCATTATGAGCACCGACTCATTGACGACATGGTAGCAGCCTCTCTTAAATGGAGTGGGGGTTACATCTGGGCTTGCAAGAATTATGATGGTGATGTGCAGTCAGATACGGTAGCACAAGGTTTTGGATCACTTGGTCTTATGACCAGCGCACTTTTGACGCCGGACGGTAAGATCATGGAAGCCGAAGCCGCCCACGGCACTGTCACCCGCCATTACCGAGCACATCAGCGCGGTGATGAGACGTCTACCAATTCCATTGCTTCTATTTTTGCATGGAGCAGAGGCTTGAGCCATCGCGCCCGTCTGGATGGTAATGAAGCCCTGTCCCGATTTGCTACAACACTTGAGAAAGTTTGCATGACCACAGTAGAAAGCGGCTTTATGACTAAAGATCTGGCCCTTTTGGTAGGCGACAAGCAAACTTGGCTGTCTACCACGGGTTTTCTGGACAAAATTGCCGAAAACCTTGAAGCGGCTTTATCATCTTAAGCATAAAGGTAATATCCGGATATTTGCGCCGTAGGGTCCTCGCCATCCGGTTTTTCCTTTTTCAGATAGCTAACACCTCCCAGCACTGCCTGTACATTTATTTTGCGTCTTCCCGTGACCGAATAATGCCTATAATAGATTCCAGTGCTTCTTCCGACCGTGTTCCATCAGGACCGCCCGCTTGTGCCATATCCGGTCGACCTCCTCCACCCTTACCCCCCAGAGCTTCTGCACCGGCTTTTACCAAATCCACGGCGCTCAAACTCCCTATCTTATCTTCTGTTACCCCCACCACCAGAGCCGCCTTACCCTTGTGAACACTCACTAACGCTACAACTCCAGAGCCTAGTTTTTGCCGCATATCATCCATCATGCCGCGCAACTCTTTGGGGTTAATACCCTGAAACTGACGGGCAATCACCGAAACACCTTCAACATCACGTACAGCCAGCGCTTCACCCTCGCCCCCCCCGGTAACCAGAGTACGGCGAGCCTCTGCTAACTCTCGCTCCAACTGACGACGCTCCTCCAGCAAGGAACGCACCCGGTCAAACGTCCCTTCGGGCGTGATTTTAAGAAGCTGTGCTACCTCCTGCTGCGCATCCTTGTAGCGGGTAAGATGAAGACGGGCGGCCTCTCCTGTAAGAGCCTCAATGCGGCGGACTCCCGCTGAAACAGAACTCTCCCCCACAATGCAAAACAAACCAATATCACCCAAACGCTTAACATGAGTGCCACCGCATAATTCCATAGAATAGATTTGTGACTCTTCTCCCGTCTGCTCCTCTCCCATGCTCAATACCCGAACATCATTGTCATATTTTTCACCAAGAAGCGATACGGCACCGGCTTCAACCGCTTTTTCCAACGGCATAACGCGTGTTCCTACCATACCGTTTTGACGAATCTGTTTATTAATCTGTTCTTCTATTTCCTTTATTTCCATAGCCGTTACCGGCTTGCCATGACTGAAATCAAACCGTAACCGATCCGGTCCCACAAAAGATCCCTTCTGTGCAACATGAACACCCAAAACCCTACGCAATGCTGCATTCAACAAATGGGTGGCGGAATGATTAGCCCGTGTCGGACGCCGCCAGTCATTACTAACTTCCATGGCGAGTTCATCACCAACCCGCAATGTCCCCTGCCTCACAATACCCCCATGGGCAATAACAGTCCCCACCATCTTTTGGGTATCGCAAACCTCAAAAATCAGCGACCCCTCGCCCGCAGGCCCACTTATCACGCCCCTATCACCAATCTGACCACCAGATTCAGCATAAAAAGGTGTGCGTTCCATAACTACCAGCACCTCCGCACCGCTATCAACCTGAGTGATGCTCTCACCCTCTTGCACAATGGCCTGAACGACGCCTGTTGCACGTTCTGTCCCATAGCCGAGAAACTCTGTTGCGCCATGCTCCTGCGCCAACTCAAGCCAAACGGGTGCACCTGCACTATCACCCGACCCAACCCAATGCGAACGACCTGCCTCACGTTGACACTCCATGGCCTTATCAAAGCCCACTATATCTACCGCAATATCACGCTCCCGCAATACATCCTGCGTCAAATCAAGAGGAAACCCATACGTATCATAAAGAGTAAACGCAACCTCTCCCGGTAAAGCCGCACCGGATGCCAAATCATCCACCGCAGCATCCAAAAGCCGAAGTCCACGGGCCAATGTCTCCCTAAACCGCGTTTCCTCCTGTTCCAACGTATCACGTATGACAGGCTCAGCACGCACCAACTCCGGATAGGTCTCCCCCATCTGTGATACAAGTGACGGTGTTAACCGCCACATGAAAATATCCTCAGGCATCAAAATATGAGCATGGCGCATGGCACGGCGCATAATGCGACGCAAAACATAACCCCTGCCTTCATTGCCGGGCGATACACCATCTGCAATCAGAAATCCGACAGCCCTTAAATGGTCCGCGATAACGCGATGACTGACCGTATGCTTTCCCTTAGAGGTAATACCGGATAAATCAGACGAAGCGCCAATCAACGCCTGCATTAAATCTATATCGTAATTATCGTGGACACCCTGCAAGACCGCTGCTATCCGCTCAAGCCCCATGCCCGTATCAATGGAAGGTCGAGGCAAGGTAATACGCTCCGTTTCGCTCTTTTGCTCATACTGCATGAAGACCAGATTCCATATTTCAACAAAACGGTCACCCTCTCCATCGGGGCTGCCTGGTGGCCCCCCGGGGATATCCGCCCCGTGATCATAAAAAATCTCCGAGCACGGCCCACACGGACCCGTCTTGCCCATAGACCAAAAATTATCTTGCGTGGCAATGCGCAACAATCTGTCATCAGGTAGACCCGCCCGCTTTTTCCATAAGTTAAACGCCTCATCATCGTCAGAGTAGACCGTCACCAACAGCTTCTCTTCCGGCAGGCCAAACTCTCCGGTTATCAGTGTCCACGCCAAATCAATGGCATTTTCTTTGAAATAATCCCCGAAGGAAAAATTACCCAACATTTCAAAAAACGTGTGATGTCGCGCCGTATACCCCACATTATCTAAATCATTGTGCTTACCTCCGGCGCGTACGCATTTTTGAGAAGATACAGCTCGTGGAGAGGGAGGTTCTGTGCCACCGGTAAAAATTGTCTTGAATGGCACCATACCCGCATTGACAAATAAAAGACTGGGGTCGTCACGAGGTACCAAAGGAGATGAGGGGATTATCTCATGCCCGCGTCCGGCAAAATAATTCAAAAAAGCCGTGCGAATGTCCTTAACGCTTGTCATGGTTCTTGACCCGAAAATTAAGTTTATGCTTTACGCATAAGGATACCAGACAGACCCCATCAGGAAGCCTACCCGCACCATTCAATAGGCGCAGAGCCTACGTTAAACCATTTACTGGTCTAAGTCAGGTTTTCCAAGAACCAGGAACCTTGCTAGGCGATGGAGGTTTTCTCTTCTTCGCCTTCGCCAGTCTCTTCCTCCGTAGCAGGAGCCTCCAGGATTGTCTCATCTAAAAGACCCGCATTCTGGCGAATAGCCACAGTCAACCGCTCCGCCATCTCCGGATTTTCCGTCAAGAAAGTCTTAGCATTCTCACGCCCCTGACCAATGCGCTGACTATCATAAGAATACCAAGAGCCGGATTTCTCAACCACGCCGGCCTTAACGCCCAAGTCAATCAGTTCACCGACAAAGGAGATGCCTACACCGTACATAATATCGAACTCAACAGTTCTAAAGGGAGGGGCCAATTTATTTTTCACAACCTTCACGCGGGTTTGATTGCCGACGATTTCATCGCGCTCTTTGATGGCACCTATGCGGCGAATATCCAGCCGCATAGAAGAGTAAAACTTAAGAGCGTTCCCTCCTGTGGTGGTCTCCGGGCTCCCAAACATGACACCAATTTTCATGCGAATCTGGTTGATGAAAATAACGGTGCATCTGGATTTTGAAATAGAGGCAGTTAGTTTCCGTAAGGCCTGACTCATCAACCGCGCTTGCGAACCAGGGAGGCTATCGCCCATTTCGCCATCTAGTTCAGCCCGTGGTGTGAGGGCGGCAACAGAATCTACAACGACAACGTCCACCGCACCTGAGCGTACCAGCGTGTCGGTGATTTCCAGTGCCTGCTCGCCGTGATCTGGTTGTGAAATCAGTAATTCATCCAAATCAATGCCAAGTTTGCGGGCATAAGCCGGATCCAGCGCGTGTTCGGCATCTACAAAGGCGCACACGCCGCCAGTCTTTTGCGCTTCTGCTACGATATGCAGAGCCAGTGTTGTTTTGCCGGATGACTCCGGCCCGTAAATCTCAACTACACGCCCTCGTGGCACACCTCCAATACCTAAGGCTATATCAAGCCCCAGCGAGCCGGTTGGTATGGTTTCAATCTCTATCTGAGAACCACTCTGTCCAAGTTTCATCAAAGAGCCTTTGCCAAAAGCACGTTCAATCTGGCTTAAAGCGGCATCCAGAGCCTTCTTTTTGTCATTCATGTTTGTATCATCAACAAGGTGTAAATCTGTACGAGTGCTAGAACGGGACATGGGGTCTCTCCTCTTATTACATAGCTGGGACGATGCGTAAAACTATCTCCGCATGAGCTTTTTGTACACTTTTTGTTCTCCATTGTCAACACGCCTAACCTATTGAAAAAAAATAAGTAATTAAAAATGTTCCAGATATGTTCTTGTTATGCTGCATCCGGACGGAGATTTTACGCCCCTGGCCAATTATCTGATTCCCAACCCCTCACTTTCCGGCATACCCCACGTTCACTTTGAACATCGGAGACTGAACGGTTTAGATAACAAAGACACCCCCCACTCATCATCGTCCGAAAAAATTGGAAAACTCTCCCAAACATTTAAGACTCCAACACCCATGTGCTGATTGTATATAATATATACGTTCGGATTCTGTAATCTCTCCTCCCGCACCGGATAGTAGCACCCACACAACCCACACACACGATTTCTCCTTGGCGGAGGGAGCAGGCTAGGATAAAGTGCCGCCTGATAATAATCATACGGCTAAATGACCATTAAAATGACCATTAACAGGAAATCTCAATGAAGTTTGAAGGTACAAAAAATTACATTGCTACAGAAGACCTGCGCGTTGCAGTAAACGCCTCTATCACCCTTGAGCGGCCCTTGCTCATCAAGGGTGAACCGGGAACGGGTAAAACCGTACTGGCAGAAGAGGTCGCCAAATCGCTGGGTCTTGACCTCCTCACCTGGCATATTAAATCCACTACCAAGGCTCAGCATGGTCTTTACGAGTATGATGCCATCACGCGTCTGCGGGACTCGCAACTAGGCGACGAACGCGTCAAGGACGTGAAGAACTATATCCATCGTGGCCGCCTTTGGGATGCCTTTGATGCCTCCTCACGCCTCGTTTTACTGATTGACGAAATTGATAAAGCAGACATTGAGTTTCCCAACGACTTGCTACAAGAACTGGACCGCATGGAGTTTTTCGTCCATGAGACAGGCGAGACTATCCACGCCCGTCAACGTCCCATTGTCATCATCACCTCCAATAACGAAAAAGAACTACCGGATGCCTTCCTGCGGCGGTGCTTCTTCCATTACATAAGATTTCCCGATACAGAAACCATGCAGCAGATTGTTGATGTCCACTTTCCGGGACTCAAATCCAGGCTTGTAGCCGAAGCCCTCAAGGTGTTTTATGAAATCCGTGAAGCGCCCGGCCTTAAGAAAAAGCCCTCCACCTCAGAACTACTAGACTGGCTTAAACTGCTACTCAGCGAAGATATTTCTCCGGAGATTTTGCGCGAGCGGGACCCCACGAAGTTGATACCACCTCTTCACGGTGCTCTGCTCAAAAACGAACAAGACGTTCACCTGTTTGAACGCCTTGCCTTTCTCGCCCGAAGGGAGAGAAATTAGAAAACTGTTGAAGTTTTAAAGCAACGCACCATTCATGGAAGAGCGAACTTGACACAGAACCAGAGAAATCATCATTATTGTGGATGGTTCGTATATAGCTTGGATTATGGCGTAGGGGTATCCTATGTTTGTTGACTTTTTCCATGAATTGCGTCGTGCCAGTGTGCCGGTCTCCCTGCGGGAATACCTAACCCTGCTGGAGGCGGTAGACGCCGATATCATTCACCGCAACGTAGAGGACTTCTACTATCTCTCCCGTTCGGCACTGGTAAAAGACGAACGCAACCTAGACCGCTTTGACAGAGTGTTTTCCCATGTCTTCCGAGGGCTGGACTCCCCGGATAATGATGAAGTTGCCGAAATCCCTGAAGAATGGCTCAAAGCCCTCACGGAAAAATTTCTTACCGAAGAAGAAAAAGCAGAAATTGAATCTCTCGGTGGCTGGGAAAAAATCATGGAGACTCTGCGCAAGCGTCTTGAAGAGCAAGAAAAACGTCACGAAGGCGGCAATAAATGGATAGGAACCGGCGGCACCTCTCCCTTTGGCGCTCAGGGCTATAACCCGGAAGGTGTGCGCATCGGTCAGGAGAAAGGCCGTCACGGCAAGGCCATTAAAGTTTGGGACAAGCGGGAATACCGCAACCTTGACGACACAGTGGAACTCGGAACCCGCAACATCAAAATGGCTCTGCGTCATTTGCGTCGATTTGCACGGGCAGGCGCACCGGAAGTGCTGGATTTGGATGATACCATCCGCTCAACTGCCAACTCGGGCTATCTGGATATCAAACTTATACCGGAACGGCGCAATGCTATTAAAGTTTTGCTGTTTTTTGATATCGGCGGCTCCATGGATGGCCACATCAAACTATGTGAGGAACTCTTTTCTGCTGCGCGGATGGAATTCAAAAACATGGAGTATTTCTACTTCCACAACTGCCTCTATGAAGACGTCTGGAAGGATAATCGACGGCGATATTCGGAAAAAATACCAACATGGGATGTGCTCCACAAATATCCGTCCGACTACAAAGTAATCTTCGTAGGCGACGCCAGTATGAGCCCCTATGAAATCACATACGCAGGAGGCTCTGTAGAGCACTGGAATGAAGAACCGGGCGGCCTATGGATTGACCGCGTTGCCCAGACTTACGAAAGCGTTGTATGGCTTAATCCGGTGGCGACAAAACACTGGGATCATACGCCGTCCATTCAGCTAATCCAGCAACTGATCGGAGATCGCATGTTTCCTCTCACCCTTGGTGGTCTGGATGAAGCCATGCGAGAACTACGCCGCCATAACACTTTAGGATAAATCTGAAGAAGTACTTTCATATGATAGATATTAATTTTAATGTTTTTTCTGATACGCCTGAGGGAAAAGATCCGGATTCTCATAGTCCTACACTTAGAAAGTATCATCAAATTCTATGGAATAAAAAATTACCTAACGGTAAGAATTTTAAATTAGATCTTGATACCCCAAAATTACTTCACCACAAATCAGATTTAGGGGAATTTTATTTATCAAGTGATCAGATCACAAATACTTATAGTGACGTAAAAAAGATGTCACATATAATCAATCAACTCACGCATGATGAAATCAATAGTTTTTCTTCTATTCGTGCCACAATTGCAGGACATATGATTTTTCCATCAAAAAAAATTGATAACAAAATGACAATTAATGGCGCTAGAGGATGGGATCGTAAAATACAAGATAGATTTGATCTTACCTTAGAATGTATCAGACTTTTTTATATGAAAAAAAGCAGTCCATTAAGTGACGTATTTCAGCGTTATTCCTCTTTCTTTTTACTCTTTGATAATTTTAAAGGGTATGTGGATTTTTTTCTTTTACAAGATTTAGTTGATCAAGATTATGCCTCAATCAAGTTTTGGCATCCTTTTACTGGTTTTCAAGATTCTCCACTGCCCCAAAATGCATCAGAGTATCGTGAGTATAGAAATAGAGTTATAAAACTTTTAAATGGACGAAATCAAAGAGTTTTAGAATTTTGTAGGAATATGCCTACCGCTCAATAATCTGTCCCTATGGTTTGATCCAGTTTAGATTTTAATTATAGTGTCATACATGCTTCTTAGCGTATGCCAACCATCACTAAAATATTTACTACATTAACGAGCCATAGCCACTCCCCAATAATTAAATCCGGCAAAGCGGGGTGTTGAGGGCAGGTACATAGTCTCCATGGACTCTGCTTTGAAGCCATTGCCCTCTATAAGATTAGGAATATTTCGATTAAGATGACATCCGCCCGCAATACGACGCCATAAAGGCGTTATGCGAGACTGCCAACGACGCACATTTTCATCCGGTGCACGGCCATGTTCGCAAAAAACCAGACGACCGCCCGGCTTTAACACTCTACGCATTTGATCAAGGGCTTTTTCAGGTTCCGGAATAGTGCACAAGGTGTAGGTTAGCATTACGGTGTCAACGCTGTCGTTTTCCAGAGGAATTTCTTCTCCCGGAAGACCTATAAACTCCACGTCAAAAGAAAGCTCCTCTGCACGTTTTTTGGCCATCGCTCTTAACTCACCAGACGGGTCAAGACCTATAACCCGATTAATCCGTGCCGCATCATAAAACGGCAAATTAAGCCCCGACCCAATACCAACCTCCAGCACTAGCCCCTCTGCCAGAGGTACAACTTTCTGACGTTGATAGCGCACCGGCTTGCTACCACAAGCCAAATCAAGAACATGCGGTAATATCCAGCGTTGATAAATCCCCATCGTCCCGTCTCCTTTTCTGTCTTTCAGTGCACTCTTTAGAACACGTACAAGTCCGGAAGGCTAAACAATAGAGACACTCTAAGCCACCCCTAATTTTTTCTTGAGGCTGGTAGACGATGTTGTGTACTGAAAAGTAAGACGCTTATCAGGATAAACATAAGAAAATGCCTTCTGCGCCATAAGGGCAGCCTCATGAAAACCGCTTAAAATGAGTTTGAGTTTGCCCTCATACGTATTGATGTCACCTATAGCAAACAAGCCGGAGCGGTTGGTTTCAAAGGCTGCCGTATCTACAGGGATAAGGTTTTCATGAAGGTTGATACCCCAGTCAGCAATTGGCCCCAACTTCATGGTCAAACCATAAAATGGCAACAGAGTATCGCACTCAAGGGTCACGTCTCCGCTATCTTTTGTGGCAATCGTCACCCCTGTAAGCGCGCCCCCTTCTCCATTCAGAGTTTTAATCTGACCGATGTGCAAAGCAACTTTTCCGGCCTCAACCAGCGCCCTCATCTTATTGATGGAATCAGGCGC contains the following coding sequences:
- the grxD gene encoding Grx4 family monothiol glutaredoxin; translation: MTQTPETQTSPAHQRIQQEVDREDVVLFMKGTPDFPQCGFSSQISQLLTFLGVPFNSVNVLEDEDIRQGIKAYSDWPTIPQLYIKGEFIGGCDIVRDLYETGELQTLLVEKNIATHNA
- the rpsD gene encoding 30S ribosomal protein S4 codes for the protein MSKRIQAKHKIDRRMGENIWGRPKSPVNRREYGPGEHGQRRRSRPSDFGIQLSAKQKLKGYYGNITEKQFRGTYTRAVRMRGDTSENLVGLLEQRLDAVVYRAKFVPTVFAARQLVSHNHISVNGKRVTIPSYRLKVGDVIAVRERSRQMALILEARESPEREVPDYLEVDDNKLTASLARIPSLAEIPYPVRMEPNLVVEFYSRN
- a CDS encoding RNA methyltransferase, with the translated sequence MNGAYSGDTAPEIPEGPENVAPVIILTRPQLGENIGTAARAMLNFGLEELRLVNPREGWHKDKAYQAASGAGSVIDNAQVFASLEEAVADLQFVLAATARRRDMAKPVFTPEESVRRLRSETTHGMQCGVVFGPERTGLTNDEVVCADGIMRVPVNPSFSSLNLAQSVVLVAYEWRKAYDSTIPAIWVIPPETRPANRDELIGFYIHLESALDEAGFLRPPEKRPSMVRNIRNFFQRGRPTEQEIRTLRGIISALTHQ
- a CDS encoding NADP-dependent isocitrate dehydrogenase, which gives rise to MSKIKVDNPVVELDGDEMTRIIWKMIKDKLITPWLVLDVDYYDLGMESRDKTDDQITIDAANAIKKHGVGIKCATITPDEARMEEFDLKQMWRSPNGTIRNILGGTVFREPIICRNIPRLVPGWTSSIVIGRHAFGDQYRATDFLVPGKGKLTIKWESEDGSDVREHEVFDFPGSGISLAMYNLDDSIRDFARACMNFGLERKWPVYLSTKNTILKAYDGRFKDLFQEIYDAEFKKDFEKACIHYEHRLIDDMVAASLKWSGGYIWACKNYDGDVQSDTVAQGFGSLGLMTSALLTPDGKIMEAEAAHGTVTRHYRAHQRGDETSTNSIASIFAWSRGLSHRARLDGNEALSRFATTLEKVCMTTVESGFMTKDLALLVGDKQTWLSTTGFLDKIAENLEAALSS
- the alaS gene encoding alanine--tRNA ligase; protein product: MTSVKDIRTAFLNYFAGRGHEIIPSSPLVPRDDPSLLFVNAGMVPFKTIFTGGTEPPSPRAVSSQKCVRAGGKHNDLDNVGYTARHHTFFEMLGNFSFGDYFKENAIDLAWTLITGEFGLPEEKLLVTVYSDDDEAFNLWKKRAGLPDDRLLRIATQDNFWSMGKTGPCGPCSEIFYDHGADIPGGPPGSPDGEGDRFVEIWNLVFMQYEQKSETERITLPRPSIDTGMGLERIAAVLQGVHDNYDIDLMQALIGASSDLSGITSKGKHTVSHRVIADHLRAVGFLIADGVSPGNEGRGYVLRRIMRRAMRHAHILMPEDIFMWRLTPSLVSQMGETYPELVRAEPVIRDTLEQEETRFRETLARGLRLLDAAVDDLASGAALPGEVAFTLYDTYGFPLDLTQDVLRERDIAVDIVGFDKAMECQREAGRSHWVGSGDSAGAPVWLELAQEHGATEFLGYGTERATGVVQAIVQEGESITQVDSGAEVLVVMERTPFYAESGGQIGDRGVISGPAGEGSLIFEVCDTQKMVGTVIAHGGIVRQGTLRVGDELAMEVSNDWRRPTRANHSATHLLNAALRRVLGVHVAQKGSFVGPDRLRFDFSHGKPVTAMEIKEIEEQINKQIRQNGMVGTRVMPLEKAVEAGAVSLLGEKYDNDVRVLSMGEEQTGEESQIYSMELCGGTHVKRLGDIGLFCIVGESSVSAGVRRIEALTGEAARLHLTRYKDAQQEVAQLLKITPEGTFDRVRSLLEERRQLERELAEARRTLVTGGGEGEALAVRDVEGVSVIARQFQGINPKELRGMMDDMRQKLGSGVVALVSVHKGKAALVVGVTEDKIGSLSAVDLVKAGAEALGGKGGGGRPDMAQAGGPDGTRSEEALESIIGIIRSREDAK
- the recA gene encoding recombinase RecA; its protein translation is MSRSSTRTDLHLVDDTNMNDKKKALDAALSQIERAFGKGSLMKLGQSGSQIEIETIPTGSLGLDIALGIGGVPRGRVVEIYGPESSGKTTLALHIVAEAQKTGGVCAFVDAEHALDPAYARKLGIDLDELLISQPDHGEQALEITDTLVRSGAVDVVVVDSVAALTPRAELDGEMGDSLPGSQARLMSQALRKLTASISKSRCTVIFINQIRMKIGVMFGSPETTTGGNALKFYSSMRLDIRRIGAIKERDEIVGNQTRVKVVKNKLAPPFRTVEFDIMYGVGISFVGELIDLGVKAGVVEKSGSWYSYDSQRIGQGRENAKTFLTENPEMAERLTVAIRQNAGLLDETILEAPATEEETGEGEEEKTSIA
- a CDS encoding MoxR family ATPase, with the translated sequence MKFEGTKNYIATEDLRVAVNASITLERPLLIKGEPGTGKTVLAEEVAKSLGLDLLTWHIKSTTKAQHGLYEYDAITRLRDSQLGDERVKDVKNYIHRGRLWDAFDASSRLVLLIDEIDKADIEFPNDLLQELDRMEFFVHETGETIHARQRPIVIITSNNEKELPDAFLRRCFFHYIRFPDTETMQQIVDVHFPGLKSRLVAEALKVFYEIREAPGLKKKPSTSELLDWLKLLLSEDISPEILRERDPTKLIPPLHGALLKNEQDVHLFERLAFLARRERN
- a CDS encoding VWA domain-containing protein gives rise to the protein MFVDFFHELRRASVPVSLREYLTLLEAVDADIIHRNVEDFYYLSRSALVKDERNLDRFDRVFSHVFRGLDSPDNDEVAEIPEEWLKALTEKFLTEEEKAEIESLGGWEKIMETLRKRLEEQEKRHEGGNKWIGTGGTSPFGAQGYNPEGVRIGQEKGRHGKAIKVWDKREYRNLDDTVELGTRNIKMALRHLRRFARAGAPEVLDLDDTIRSTANSGYLDIKLIPERRNAIKVLLFFDIGGSMDGHIKLCEELFSAARMEFKNMEYFYFHNCLYEDVWKDNRRRYSEKIPTWDVLHKYPSDYKVIFVGDASMSPYEITYAGGSVEHWNEEPGGLWIDRVAQTYESVVWLNPVATKHWDHTPSIQLIQQLIGDRMFPLTLGGLDEAMRELRRHNTLG
- a CDS encoding class I SAM-dependent methyltransferase, whose amino-acid sequence is MGIYQRWILPHVLDLACGSKPVRYQRQKVVPLAEGLVLEVGIGSGLNLPFYDAARINRVIGLDPSGELRAMAKKRAEELSFDVEFIGLPGEEIPLENDSVDTVMLTYTLCTIPEPEKALDQMRRVLKPGGRLVFCEHGRAPDENVRRWQSRITPLWRRIAGGCHLNRNIPNLIEGNGFKAESMETMYLPSTPRFAGFNYWGVAMAR